The Dehalococcoidia bacterium genomic sequence CGCCGCGCGCCGAACGTTTCGCAGACAAAGCCCAGCGCCGCCAGTGCCCCGAGGCGATCCGAAAGCCGCTCGGCGGCGGCGGCCGGCAACTCGAAGACGGCGGGCTCGGCCAGGCTCTGGCCGCCTTCCCTGGCGCCGCGCTCGCTATACTCGAACAGGATTTGCTCGTGGGCACGGTGCTGATCGATCAGGAAGAACCCCTGCTCGCCCTCGGCCACGATCAGCGCGTTGCGCAGCTGGCCCACCAGGCGCAGCGCCGGTAGCAGCTCGCCCTGCGGCAACGTGACCCCTTCGCCCCAGCCGAAGGCGGCGCGCTCTTCGCCCACGCGCCGCGGCAGACCGGAAAGCCGAGCCTGCGTGCCGCTGAGCGCCAGCTCGGCGCGGCCGCTCAAGACGCTGGCATGACGCCCGAACGCCGCCGCCACCGCCTGGCTGATCATGGCGCAGACCGCCCCCTCCTGGTACACGCGCACGTCGAGCTTCGCCGGATGAATATTTATGTCAACATCGGAGGGCGGCAATTTGACGAAGACCGCGCCGGCGGTGTGTCGGTTGCGCGGCAGGAAGCGCCGGTAGCCGCTCTCGATGGCCGCGAGCAACTGCCGCGCGCGCACGTACCGCCCATTGACGAAGAGGGCGATCTGCCCACGGTTCGCCCGCGTCACGCCGCGGCCGCCGAGCAGTCCGTGCACACGAACCTTGCCCGAAGCCAGATCCACCGGCAGCGCACCCGCCGCAGCCTCGTCGCCAAACACCGCGGCAAACGCTTCGCGCTCGCCACCGCCGTCGTGCCTGAAGGCCGTGTGCCCTTCGAGGAGAAGCTGAAACCGAAGATCCGGCCGGGCCAGGGCGAAGCGGCGCAGCACCGCACCGATCTGGCCCGCCTCGGCGCGGGCGCCGCGCATGAACTTCAACCGCGCCGGCAGTGCGGAGAAGAGGTCACGCACCGTGACGGTCGTGCCGCGCGTGCGAGACGCGGCAACCCGTTCAAGCGGCCGGCCCGCGCGGTACGTGCAGCTAACCGCGGCCGCGCCTTCCACCGCGGAGACGATCGTGACCTCGGCCACGGCGGCGACGCTGGCCAGCGCCTCGCCACGAAAGCCGAAGCTGTCTATGCGCTCGAGATCGTCCAGCTCGCGCAGCTTGCTGGTGGCGTGCCGCTGGAACGCCAGCTCCACCTCGTCGGCCGGGATGCCGTGGCCGTCGTCCGAGACGCGGATCAGGCGCAGCCCGCCGCCGCGCGCCTCCACGCGCACCTCGCCCGCGCCGGCGTCGAGCGCGTTCTCCACCAGCTCCTTGACCACTGCCGCGGGGCGGTCGATCACCTCGCCGGCGGCGATCCGCTCGGCCACACGCGGCGGCAGCAGGCGAATGCCTTTTGGCAGCCCTTCGGCACCTGAATCGCCCATGCGCCGAGCATCGCAGAGCGCGAGCCACTGGCATAGCGCCCCCGTGTGGGCGCCGGGTACCCGCCGTCTCGTGATCGAGTGGCGCCGCGCTCAGGCGGAGCCGCGCTTCGCCTCGGCGGCCTGGCGGTGCAGGTAGTCGAGACTCGCCGTGTAGGCGCTCTCGTTCTCGATGCGCCCGTGCGTCATGCCCCAGTTGAGCAACGTCTCCAATTCAAGGATCGGGATCAGCCGGATGCCGTGCGCCTTCAGCCGCTCCTTGGCGCCCTGTTTGCGATCCACCAGCACCACCGCATCCCTCACCTGCAGGCCAGCGTCGCGCAGCTGGTTCGCCGTCTCGATCACCGAAGTGCCGCCGGTGATCAGGTCGTCGATCACCAGTACGGACTGCCCGGGGACGTAGACGCCTTCGATCACCTCGCCCTCGCCGTCCTTGCGCGGGTGCAGGTAGATCATCGGCACCTTGGCCGTGAGCGAAAACGCCGTGGCGACATGCAGGCCGCCGAACGGCACGCCGGCGCAGCGGCTGAAGGGCGCCATGTGCTGGTGCAGCATCGTCAGCAGCGTCTCGGACTCTTCTTTGATCACGCGGCCCACGCGCCCCAGCGCCGCCGGATTGCTGACCAGGCGGCGCAGGTTGACGTACACCGGCGAGTCATGGGTGCGACCGACGTTGAAGTTGCCGAACTGGATCGCGTCGAGATCCCAGAGCGCCTTGACGAGCCAGGCCTTGCCCGTGCCGGGTGTCGATCGGGGCATTGTGTCACCAACCTGAAGATACGGGGCGGCAGGGAAGGGGCCGGGCGACGGGCAGCCACAACCGGCCGGCCGGCCCGGGCGCAACGTTACCAGAAGCTAAGGTCGGGGCGGCAATTTTGTCAATCCCCGCGCCGGTTTGTCGCCGCTTCCGGGTTGAGGCAGGTGGGCGGCACACGCCCGGCCAGCGCCTCCAGCAGGTTTTCCACCGCCAGCGACGCCATGTTCGCCCGCGTCGTCAGCGAGCCGCTCGCGATGTGCGGTGTGACGATGCAGTTGGGCAGGCCGAGCAGCGGGTCGTCGAGCGCGATCGGCTCCTGCTCCGTCACGTCCAGCGCGGCGAAGCCGGGGCGGCCCGCTTTGAGCGCCTTCGCCAGCGCAGCGCCGTCCACCACCGGCCCGCGCGAGGTGTTGATCAGCACGGCAGTGGGCTTCATCAACGCCAGTTCGCGCGCGCCGATCAGGTGCCGCGTCTCCGGCAGCAGCGGCACGTGCAGGCTGACAAAATCGGCCGCCTGCAGCAGCGGATCGAGTTCGCTGCGCATCAGGCCCAGCTCGGCCTCAAGATCGGGCCGGGGCACGGCGTCGGTGTAGAGGATCTTCATCTCGAAGCCGCGGCCGCGACGTGCCACGGCGCCGCCGATCTGGCCGACGCCGACCAGCCCCAACGTGCCGCCGTGCACGTCCGTGCCCAGCAGGCCGCCGGGATCCCAGGTCTTCCACTCGCCGCTGCGTGAAAAGTGATCGCCTTCGACGACGCGCCGGGCCGCCGCCATCAGCAGTGCGAAGGCGAAGTCCGCGGTTGTGTCGGTCAGCACGCGCGGCGTGTTCGTCGCGAAGACGCCGTGGCGCGTGCAGGCGGCCAGATCGATGTTGTCGAAGCCGACCGCGACGTTGCAGACAGCCTTGATGCGCGGGCAGGCGCGCAGAAACTCCTCGTCGATGCGCTCGGTGAGCAGGGAGATCAGGCCGTCGGCCTCCCGCGCCCGCTCCAGCAGGACGGCGCGCGGCGGCGGCAGATCACCATCCCACAGGTCGACCGATGCCTGCGCGCGCAGCCGCTCGACGGCGTCGCCGGGCAGCCGGCGCGTGACGAAGACGTGTGGCCTCTGCTGCGCCACCGTCCCACCTCCCGTGCAGAATCAGTGCCGGAAACCTACCCCCGGCTCAGCCGTCCTGGCGCTGCCGCGCCTGGACCTGGGCGATGCGCGAGGCGCGCTGGTTCGGCTCGGTGCCGGTGAACTTCGGCTTGTACTCGGGCTCGCGGCCCGCGATCTGGTCGGCGTGCATGCGGTCGTGCCGGTAGAACGAACGCAGCCACTGCATCACGGTGAGGGTGCCGAACATGGGATGTGTGGCCCGCCGGTCGAACTGTTCCAGGCTCAGGCCGTGAATCAGCTTGAGCGTGTCCTCGCGCTCGCCCGCCATCACCTCGAGCAGCTCGGCCACCGCATGGCCGTTCGCCTCTTCGATCGGAATCGCGGAGCGTGGGGCAGCCAAGCCGCTCACGTTCGGATTCTCCTCGCCCAGCGCGGCCTCGACCCACATGTCGTAGCCCAGCTCCATCTCGCAGAGATGGGCCAGTTGCTCTTTAATCGTCCACTCTTCCTCGCCGGTCTTGCCGACCGGCACGGCGTGCGCATCCTCTTCGCCGATGCCGCGCACCTGTTCGACCAGCCGCCCGCGCTCCTCGGCCATCTTCGTCAGCAGTTCGTTGACCTGTTCCGCGGTTGCCATCGCCGTCTGCCTCCGGACGAACTTCAGACCACGCCGGCCGTCCGGCGTTGCTCAGCCTACGGGCGGCAACAGGTGGCGTCAATTGCCCGACACACCACTGCGTGCCCGGCCGCTTCTCCGAGACAGGCTGAAGCGATTCTCGGCCGCGCCGTCCGGCCCGTCGGTCAGCCCCTTGATGATCGTGACCTCAACCAGCATCTGCGGCAGCAGGCGCGTGGCGTAGAAGGCCAGCGCCTCGCGGATGCGCTCGGGGGCGGGCGGCGCCTGGCCGATCGCGGCGCCGACGTCGCCCGCTGAAGCCACCGCTCGGTCGATCACGTGCCCACACTGCTTCGCGTACTCGGGGTCGCCCACGATCGGGCGCAGCGGGTTCCAGGCGAGGCGGAGAAAGTCGCCGGCGCGGGCGATCGTGCGGTAGTAGTCCGCGATCGGCGCGTAGCCGTGCGCTGCACGGATCTCGGCGAAGAGGCCCGGAATCTCGCCGAACGCTTCGTCAGGGTCGATCGGCTCAACGCGCGGCATGCCGTCTGCGACGCCGCGCGGCAGCGGCTGGAGTGGCTCCACGGCGGCGCCAGCGCCTGGTTGAGCCCCGTTGCCCCGTCGCGCCAGCAGCGTGGCCGCGAGCAGCGGCTTCGGCAGCACGTAGTGCGCGGCCATGTTGAAGTTGCTGATGCGATCGCGGTCGTCGGCGCCGACCTCGTTGCGCGTCAGGTCGCCCCGGAAGGCCTTGTGCGCCGGCAGACCAACGGCCAGCTCGATCAGCGCGGTGCGGCGCAGGTCGTCCGCTGCACGCTCGGCCTGCATGCTGCCCAGCCAGGACGCCAGCCAGCGCCAGGCGGCTTGCAGGTAATCGGGCTCACCGGCGAGGACGCGCCAGAGCTGGTCCACGAACGGCACGCGCAGCACCGAACGAATCTCCTCAAAGATCGCCTTGACGGCCGCGGGCGCGGCGGCTTCGGCAACCTCGGGCCACACTCGGACCGCGGGGTCATGCGGTGCACCAGCCATCTGCGCTCCCTGTCGCGGCATGCGCGTCGGCCCCATTCTCGCCGGGCGAGGTGGCGGCTGGGAATGCTCCCCACCTACCAATACCACGGATCGACCGGTACCGAGGT encodes the following:
- the mutL gene encoding DNA mismatch repair endonuclease MutL; amino-acid sequence: MGDSGAEGLPKGIRLLPPRVAERIAAGEVIDRPAAVVKELVENALDAGAGEVRVEARGGGLRLIRVSDDGHGIPADEVELAFQRHATSKLRELDDLERIDSFGFRGEALASVAAVAEVTIVSAVEGAAAVSCTYRAGRPLERVAASRTRGTTVTVRDLFSALPARLKFMRGARAEAGQIGAVLRRFALARPDLRFQLLLEGHTAFRHDGGGEREAFAAVFGDEAAAGALPVDLASGKVRVHGLLGGRGVTRANRGQIALFVNGRYVRARQLLAAIESGYRRFLPRNRHTAGAVFVKLPPSDVDINIHPAKLDVRVYQEGAVCAMISQAVAAAFGRHASVLSGRAELALSGTQARLSGLPRRVGEERAAFGWGEGVTLPQGELLPALRLVGQLRNALIVAEGEQGFFLIDQHRAHEQILFEYSERGAREGGQSLAEPAVFELPAAAAERLSDRLGALAALGFVCETFGARRFVLRSLPSALADENDPALAGTLPTAELPTLLGEAAVMDDDWRRQFLAAVACRSAIRKGRPLTPEQARDLMTRLGAARSPAMCPHGSPVLLYLPEGFLQRQFDW
- a CDS encoding phosphoribosyltransferase family protein — protein: MPRSTPGTGKAWLVKALWDLDAIQFGNFNVGRTHDSPVYVNLRRLVSNPAALGRVGRVIKEESETLLTMLHQHMAPFSRCAGVPFGGLHVATAFSLTAKVPMIYLHPRKDGEGEVIEGVYVPGQSVLVIDDLITGGTSVIETANQLRDAGLQVRDAVVLVDRKQGAKERLKAHGIRLIPILELETLLNWGMTHGRIENESAYTASLDYLHRQAAEAKRGSA
- a CDS encoding D-glycerate dehydrogenase; its protein translation is MAQQRPHVFVTRRLPGDAVERLRAQASVDLWDGDLPPPRAVLLERAREADGLISLLTERIDEEFLRACPRIKAVCNVAVGFDNIDLAACTRHGVFATNTPRVLTDTTADFAFALLMAAARRVVEGDHFSRSGEWKTWDPGGLLGTDVHGGTLGLVGVGQIGGAVARRGRGFEMKILYTDAVPRPDLEAELGLMRSELDPLLQAADFVSLHVPLLPETRHLIGARELALMKPTAVLINTSRGPVVDGAALAKALKAGRPGFAALDVTEQEPIALDDPLLGLPNCIVTPHIASGSLTTRANMASLAVENLLEALAGRVPPTCLNPEAATNRRGD
- a CDS encoding DinB family protein, with protein sequence MATAEQVNELLTKMAEERGRLVEQVRGIGEEDAHAVPVGKTGEEEWTIKEQLAHLCEMELGYDMWVEAALGEENPNVSGLAAPRSAIPIEEANGHAVAELLEVMAGEREDTLKLIHGLSLEQFDRRATHPMFGTLTVMQWLRSFYRHDRMHADQIAGREPEYKPKFTGTEPNQRASRIAQVQARQRQDG